GGCGCTACGCACACTAATTCGGTTCGCGCGAGAAAAAATGGGGAGAGCCGTTTACGGACTCACAATTGGTTATCTCGGAGCGACTGttatccgcccctatgacgtcacgagtgccagttTCCTATCAGCTGACGGTACCGTCCCTTAGACAGTGAGACGAATGTTAGAGGTTTATAGATAGTATATATGCAAGTCATGAAGCACTGGGCAGAAGCGAGAAAGGCTCTTAGCTCTACGTAGCCCTCTATTGGCGGAGTGTGGGAAGCTACCTtcacaaataattaaatcgaataattgaataattccaTTTTTGCGAATCAATCCAATTTCGTTTCTGTCGAGATCCGCAGTTTTTGAATTTCCATTCCTCGTTAAACGAAAATGCAGAGCTTACGTGTCATAAAAGAGCTCGTTGCTAGTGTCAATCACTATCTGCCCGCAATAATTgctcaaaaataaaattgttatatgcGATATCAGAATTAGTAGTGGAACTATTACTCCGGCCAGCTGCTGGCTTTTCGTAAGTATCACACAAACCTGTTGAACATAAAAGAAAAGTAGAATAATTATCAAGTCTGATTCATGGATGTTTCTTAATGAATTGTAGTAACACTCACATTGCACAAATTCAGGGAGAACGAAATGATAACTGTTATgattgttactaaataatgtatCTTCGTAGTGGTTATGAAAGTGTCGTTAATCCTTTGTTGGTGAATTTGTAATGTTTCCGTGCGTTCACGAACgttaaaacgaaattaatgaaatacattGTATAACAATTATGAAATACGCTTTGTCGATACAGTcctcatttttaaatgaatatactAACCTAATGGCGCGCTGGTGTATGTCCATAGTTGtacgaatatttaatagttgGGACGTAACTGATGTCGTTACATTGTGAAGTTTGGTTTGTAGTTGGTAACTGGAGATGTAAGAAATAGctgatactttattttattgttgaaagTTCAAACAAGACAGTTTTAAAATATAGACAACCACTGATAATAAACTGCTACAGTATTATACTTGCAGGctttcttaaaaaaaattttttaacttGCTACTTAGTTAGAAAATTAGGACGTATCGAAGTACAtgtataaatttgataaaaggcaatttatttagattatatTTATGCATAATGTTATATTCAGTACTTCGACATGAAAATGGTGAAACAAGATTTCTATGTGATTTTCATACTATAAATATGATTATTCAGCTGTGAGAAAAACGTCAGTATAAGGgcaattaaaatcaaatatatcgaATAAAGTTTATCTAAAAGTGTCCgaaatatattctaatttatACAAACCGTTTTTGTAGAAACGAACAAAGTTCCTATATACATCTATTTATCGAATCGTTAAAATAATGTCACACATCaatgttatgaaatataatgtaaGATTCATAGATGTAAGTatgatatacaaatttttaccAACGTAAATTTGCGAACAGTATGTTGAACATACgctgtaatttttaataatccgCTTATGTAGTAGGCAGTGACGTTGACCAGTGATTCTGATGCTAACACACAAAATGCACCAACcacaaatacaattaaaatctgCATTAACATCCCAACGGTTATTAAGCCTGCCTCGTTATGATAAAATCCACAATATCGAAGATATTCGACGTGATATTTCTGTACTGCCATTATAGGAATCACtgttattatcattgttatCGATACTGCAGACAATATATCTAAAATCGGGAATCATTGTAGGAAATGAATTGGCACGAAAACTGTGGAATAAAACATGTTATTTTTTgcatattaatttctaaattatttgtgtgcagaaattacaatttaatttgccATTTCATTATGATCGTTTTAAACAGGTATTTGTTAAACGTCCTTACATAAGTAACACTTAAACAAATCTCTCGACTTTCCCATGCGTTCTATTAAAAAATCTATTTCGATTGTATCTTTAAATGTCttcaaatcattttctatagatgtaaatatcatttttatctaaaaccaaatgaaaagaaattcatAAGGTTATAATGTTACAATTTAATAGCTATAGCATTTGTGGTACGCACGATTATCGCGCAACCGAAAAAACTACCACGCGTAACTTACCATTGGGAATCCTCGAATTAAAGCAAAGTATCGCAAAGCGAATAGAATCATCGGACAGCTAAATGATAGTGTCTTAAGTACATTTTCTAAAGTCTTTTCTGCGTTTGTCAGAGAtgaatactgaaaaatatttcatttatttttaaaaaaaaacgataTCTGTCAGTACAGTTGGTCAGAAATGTGCAACAAGGAGAAATGTTATGGTTCCTCGAGTAAAAACAAATTGGTAATCTTCACTGAAGCACAATGTTTCATATgcaatattttacagaatttgtCGCCCTCGTTTACTATTGTTTTTGAGTTTTTCTACTAACTATATTACGTAGAAACAGACAAATTTATTCtagacaataaatttttctatctttcattgtttattttcaaaccACTAAATCTACcgatataagtataaatatttatcacctGAATCACTATACAGCTGATCGTAAGTATCAAAATAACGAGTCTTTTAATCTTGGATCGAATAGTATCGTGATAGGGCCAGAGGCCAAGaatgtacaataatttaaagtagGTGTAGTGCACATTTTGAAACTCTTCCATTTTGCCGGGTACCAAAGAACATCTGCAAGGGAAACCAAGGCAATGTCATAGTATGTACACTCCGATACCATATTTTATTCATGGCTAATTATCGCTACTGAAAGGTTACAAGACAGGTGTCTAAGCCATGATCGTTGATAATACGTTAAGGAATAATTGTAAATGTTATACGAATGCTTAATGTTAAGGCTATGTTCCAGAAGGTAGTTGTTTGTCATTTCATGTAACAGACAGGTCTACAAATTTACTTACTTTTAAATGTTCTTTCTACTTTTTTTTCCTATTACAGTCTTCCTGTCTTTATtctatttccatttttattctgGTAGTTACAGTTCGTTGTTTCATGGGGTAGCACATTGACCAAcgttgtatgaaaattcaaatgaattctagtttgatatcgtttcaaATTTTCCTGAATTGTTTGATAGCTGaactatgtatgtatgtatgtatatcgtTTTTCATTTGCAAAATATCTATCGTTGAATGTGAATTAAATTGTGAGTTCATGAATCTATAATTCATTGATGAATCGTTTATAcactttttttttacattatctaTTTGATCTTTTTTAGATCTTATCCTGATTCTGCTACttcgttttttaaaaatacgtgtaaaacatagttttatttttcatttttagtatAGCTTTGAAAGCTCccttcattaattaataaaaagtttatttctGCAGTATTATGTACCATAAACGCCATTTCCAACGTTTAAATATGCGCGCTTTATAAGTTTGTAACTGATCACAGGTATCTTCAGTGTCACAACAGAGTTACCATGACAACCGTGAGTTGTCTTCAATAGCAAACGTCAAACAATTCATTTGGGTACAAGTTGTGTGGTTATAACAGTGGCAATTGATAAGATAAAGTGGAAAAATGGGTCGGACGGATTGGGAACGAATATTAACTGCAGATCCATCGTCATTGACGGATGATGATATGGAGGATTTATATCCTACTATAATCAGTTGCGACGTCGATGAGATTGGTGATGTACATAACCTACGAACGCTGATGAAACTTTCTCAAGAAATTCTGCAGTATAAAGATAATCAAGTAAGaataagtattcaatattttccttgattaaaataatattgattgattattttttCTGATATTCGTGTACTACTTgcttattaatagaaaatttatcCCTAATTTTCTTGTGATATTTTCTTATTGACTGTAGTAGACTGCTTTAATAGTTTACATGAATTCATTTTTGAGTAAAActatgtttcaaatattaatattttcctgtTAGGTAGAATCGTTACTTTTAGAATGCAGTGAATTAAAACAAAGTATTTCTTCTATGAAACCTGAACCTGCTAAGCGTAAAAAGAaaggtaatatttatattgcatttcaaacgaaaatgaatatttggtTATTGCTTTTACCaagtattcaataattatattaattgtcaattaaaatattataaaaatgatttgatGTTTCATCATATAGAATGGGATACAGCTAGTATACAACATGAAACCAATGATTTATCTAAAGTAAGACATTCCATTAATTGTGTAATAAGTGTTTactgataatatttttaatacaaaggTTTATGTAATCATTTTAAGCATTTGGATACACCAGATAACAGTGAATTGcaagggaaaaataaaaaaataaaaattctaatgttAGAATTAGAGGTAAGTGTAGGTGATAAGGGAGTATTAGTAAAATGGTTAGTGCATTTTATTTGTACCGCTTGTAGAATTTAGAAAAGGACAATGTTATTTTGAAAGAACAATTGACAACATTAACTAGAGAGATGGAGGATGCTACACAAAAAATGAACGAAATGACAGAAGAGTTGTCTTCTGCACGAATTAAATCTGTAGAATATAAAGGTTGCTAAATATGATTCTGTTTAATCGTAGTGATAGTatgtatagtaaaattataagaaattctCTTTTTAGATAGGATATCTTACTTAGAACATGAAAATGCTGCATTAGTTATTCAAATTGAGGAGGTGACTGCTCAACAAATAGATAGGGATAGAGTGATAGATGAATTTGGTACTGCGATTGATGCTAGAATTAATGAATGGAAGGTATAAGatgtgattttttaaatgagtaGTCAATGGAAGTTAATAGCCTTCATATGctcataagaaaattaattaggCTGTACTAGATGAGAAAGATGCAGAAATTCAACGACTGCAAGAAAATATATCACAAACATTTATGCAATCAGTGGTCTCCGCTCAAGAGCAGAATAAATCTGAAATAGTTCATTTAAATGAGGAAATAGACTGTCGTGATAAAATTATAACTGAATTAAAAGCAAAGCTTTCAGAAGCTGTTGTGGAAATTAACGAAAGTGCCACActgattgaaaaattaaaagtagaTGCCCAAAAGtatgtacataatttttaacgaaaaataaaaataataatagtagagATTCATTTATAGATAtcttattaatctttttatatagagttGGAAAGAATAGCAAAAGAAAAGAGGtcaaagatttattaaaaagacTGCAAGATGCAAACGAACAAGTATCCAAactgcaaatgaaattaatagagaCAGAGGAAGATGCTAATTCAAAGAGTAGTAAAGTCAGTTTCTTATGTATTTAATACTTGACAATTACTATCACAATTTGTTTACTAACATTTCGATATAGTTGTGTGAGGTATTagcaacattaaaaaaatatgaggACGAAAATGAAGGATTAACAGATGccttaaacgaaataaaagagTTGAAAACTGATCTGAGGGATAAAAATGAACATATAagggaattaataaatatcgtcAACAAATTAGGAATGTTAAATTCTTATCAAGAAATGGAAATTATAACTCTTAGGTAAATGTATAGTGTCCCTTCCCGTTATcgaactttattatattttaacgaTACGATCTTTAGAGAAAAGCTAGGAATCCCAGAAGACGAATCAGTATCGATACAGCATATTTTAGAGAAACGAAAGCGTGAAGCTAAAAAATTAGAGGAGCTCATGCAACAGAATAAAATGCTCGTCGAAGAAAATTTAGAATTGAAGTCAGACGTAAGAATTCAATATGTATAATTAGTGAATTTTTATCTTCCAATCAAAATATATGATCTATGCAAGGCTTCCTTTTTCTAGATAAGAGTGTTAAAGTACAAACTAAGTAAAACTTCCAAAGATTTCGATTTTTCGTGTAGTGAAGTCGATGGTAGCACCGAGTTTCTCCATTCGACGAAACTGCTGGAGTCTGATTCTAAATTACCGTATAATAAGACAAAACTGTCTGCGTTGCAACAGAACTTGGAACTGGTTATAGAAGAAAACGAAGCTCTTAGAACGGGCATGCACGAAATTTTGGACTGTATCCGTAACCAAGACGGTGAATTTCCGCTAATTTTAACGGTACTTTATCGATGCActgttttcttctttctgttcACCCAAACAATTCATTCTCCAATTTCTGACTATCTTTAATTCACACAAAAACTATGAAACACACGTATACTAACCACGTTTGCGTTTTATTAAGCTTGTCGGAAAATTCTGTCTATATTTTCTCTGGATCGTGAATACTTATATCAATTTCGAATTACATAGACTATTTTATATAtgtcatatttttaaaaaattgtgatacttaatattataatattaattttgttttctcatCACCTACAATCAAGCATTGTAAGTGACAGGACATTCCCTCAGTCCTCGTACATTAAATCGATATAAATACTCATCGCTAGATTCGTACATAAGCAGTTTACAGTCCAacacttaattatttaatacctCAGGTAAAAGCTTAGTCGAAATACAATCTAGTACATTAGAAAGACTACTGGAAGCATTAGATGTGAGACATTTGGCTGGCTGGTACCATCCAGCAATGAGATTACAGGAACACCTAAACGTTGTGCAAGGCACTAACTCAGAATTAAGAGTGCAACTCAAATTGCTGAggtatacaaatgaaatattaaatatttccagtaactATCCCCATTTCTAGCTCCACTTTATAGATTATTGTAATTTGTACAGTTTATTACTCTAGTTTCTAAACTGAAATTAAAACAGTTATTGTTTCAACATACTAACTCtctttattatacaaataatttcacAACATCTGTAGTTACCAAAGTTTCGTTCAAAATTGTCGTAACTCTCGAAAACTGTTGAAAATTTGCaatcttaatttatgcaagaggtTTTAATGACAAATCCTATGtaacaagagaaataaaaataaagttaataaaaataatgttgcgtacccaaaatatttaatcgaacTGTCAAATGGATTCAAGTGAAAGGATCGAACTAATTGCAGAAAGGAACTGCAAAGGAAGGACAGCATACTGCAAACCTTAGCATTGAACAAAGACACGAGCATCGAGAAAATATACGCGGAGGAGTTGGATAATGAAAAGATAGCGGTGTATCTAAACGAGACGAAGCAGTTGCAGGAGGCTTATGAAAACGAAGCTGAAGAATGGAGCAGACAAAAAGACTCGTTGACTCAGCAGAACGAGGAATTAACGAGTGAGATCGAGAAGTTAAAATTACAGCTCGAAGTTTATGAACAGACTATGAAGGTTTTGGAGGAAGGGGAAGACGAGATTCGAAAAGCATTCGTTGTTAAAACCAGAGAATACGTTGAAGCTGCCGGCGAGTTAATTGTCGTGCAAAGAAAAAACAACGCTTTTCAGCAGCTGCTAAACAAAGAGACTGCGAAAGTGTATCGGGAGCAAAAAGAAGCCATAAAGAACGAAACCAACTTAAGAAAATCTCTCGCAGATGCTAGTAAGCACAATAAGATCCTCGAACGTGAGATTTCGACGTTGCAGAGTAATCTATCGAACTCTATCAGCAAGGCGGCATACAACGAGTTGAACGAGAAGCACGAGGAACTGAGTATACGATTGCGAGATTTACTAGAAAATAGCATTGTGTTGCAAAACGATAAAGAAGTGCAAGTCTTGAGAAAAGAATTAGACCTGATGAAGCAAGAGAAGGATCAGATCATCGAGCTTCTGAAGAAGGAAGTTGTTTTCGAGAACGAGGAAGATTTGACCAGTCAGTTGAAGGAAGCTAAGGCAAATGAGTTGCTAGAGAAGCAACGCGCTGACCATGTGACTAGTTTGCACGAGATCTTGCAAGTCCAGTTGTCGAAGTGCGAAGAGAATGTTAAAGAGCTGGCTACGGCGAAGTCTGAACTACAGGAGCAGTTAATTATACTTCACAAGAGGCTGTCGAAAGAGATGTCTTTCGAGAATTCTGAAACATTAAGCGACAATAGAGTACAGGAATTGAAGGATAATAACGAAGAACTGAAGCTGGAGATCGAGAACCTGAAGAAGTTGCTTCAGATTTCTCAAGACGAGGCTGAGAAGCAATACTCGCTGAACTCGTTGAAGATCCTGGAGTTGGACAGTCTGAGGCATCAGATTCTGGACTTGCAAGCGATCAGCGAGGACAAAGCGACCATTTCAAGGCTGGACTTCGAATTGTCGAGCAAAAAAGTGATGGAGATGGAATTGAACGCGCAGAAAGTACAGCTCGAGAACGAAGTGACGTGTATGCAGGTGGAATTGGAGAAATTGAGAAAGACGTGTGAAGGATTGCGTAGTTATGTTCAAGATTGCCGGAAACAGTGCGAAAGTCGATGCAGGTGATGATAGCTTTACAGAATTTCAGCTCCCTCTAAGCAGTGTTTGATCCAATTGCAATCAAGTTCGTtttttttgtaatgtttattcTTGGTAGATTATGTTCGCAAATTTCATggtaaattttagtaaaattgaTATCATTGGGTTGCAAAATGAAAGCTTAAATAATATCCTgcaattatattaattcgaataaaatttaacgtaaaaatgtttttattaaataatgaggATTACTTTCCAGTAATTTTGaacaataaattatcttttGCCAATTTAGTATTTTTCAATTAGCGAAGCATATTCCACTATTTAATGTTTACAATTTTTGAATCGCTGAGGAgttattattagaaatgaaaCTTGAGATTTTAAACTCTCAAGGTaacaattagaatttatttgcaGAATGTATATAGATGTTATGGGATTCCTGCAGAATCAATATGCAGGTTGCACTTCAATCAGTGCTCTCGACAGAATAACATTGTTATCCTCCAAATTGAAGGACGAGCGACAGACTATTGATTCTGAATTAGCGAACGCGAAAGAGTGCCACGAGAACGCTAAATTGCAACAGGAAATGCTAATAAACCGTTTGCAGATTGTCGAAAGCTTGAAAGATATTTTGGAACAACAAATCGGAAGTAACAGTGTTCAGGATATTATGCAGCATTTTTCAGAGTATTCGCAGTACACTTTGAACGTACGTTCCAAACTTTATATTCTTATTGAGAATATTCTGCAATCATTAAAGATCGTTAATGTtactatttcatattatttttggTCAACTTTTTTAACAACTAGTTAAAAAGttaattagatttttatatattttaaaaattaaaaaaactgtcTTCcccaaaacaaattttatatgaCAATACGTTAATCCATTTTctaatctagttttatatataaaactatgttatacgtcattgaaattcattttaagactatactcttctttctttttctttcactgtaaagaattacttttaaattacaaGTACTCAATCGAATAATTCATCAGGATTTCAAGTACAAACGAAAAATAACTCGACTAGAGAACCAGTTACAAGTTGCCAGAAATAAATTCACGGAATACGAGTCTCTTATAACTAGCATGGAACACGAAATGATACGAATTCAAAGAGCTTGGGGTAAGACTCAAGATCAGCAATTGAAAATCGATACGCACAACACGGGAACGAGTCCGGTATCACCCGAGAACAAGCATGAATCGGTACAAGCAACGACAGTTACCAAATCAGACGAAGTACAAACAGATCCGTACACGTGTTGCTTGGAAAAGAAGACCACTAGTGAGATGGAGGTACAAACAACTCCGCCAAGAAACATCGATCTCGAAGAAGAACCGCATTCACAGAAAAACAAACTTGACCAGACTGAGAAAACCAATCATACAGATCCAGAAATGGACCAAAAggaaacaaaagagaaaaggCAAACCATAGGAGAATCTaaagaagaaatcgaaaatgaaCAAGAAATATCCTCGCTCCGTGGTCAATTGAATCAAGCTCTAAAATTAGCTTCCGATCGATCTGCGGAAATAGTGAAATGCGAATTGCAAATAGCAGAGTATCGGGCGAAGGTAGAATCATTTACCAGGACAATAGAGAACAAGGATCTACAATTGAAGCAAAAAGAAAAGCTACTGGAGGAGTGTAGCAAGCAAGCCCCTCAACTGGAGCTCACTAGTACGGAGAGCAGCGACAAGCTAGCTTTAAAGTCGACGATAAATAGTCTGCAGCAGTTGATAGGAAAGAAAGAGGAGACCATAGCCAGGTACCAGAGCCTACTGAAAGAGGACAGAGACGAGCATAGCAAAGCTGCGGCCCGCTTGCAGGAGGAAATCAGGAGCTTGCATTGTCGTGTCCAGTCCATGCAGGCGGAGGCTCATAAGGTTGCAACGCGAAATGGTAGCGGAGCCACCGAGTCGGAGAAGTTGACTAATGGTAACGTGGAAGATACTGTGCCAAGAGTCGAAGTCAAGAGCAACGTTATGCAGACGGAGGAGATCGCGCGGCTGAGTGAAAAAGTCTCGACTCTCGAAGCGGATCTGAACACCACGAGAGAGTTGAGCGATCGGTGGCATTTATTGGCCGAGGAAAGACTGAAGCACATGGACCGCATGAGGGAGAGGTGAGTTGCAACTTTATAGAAGCGTTATGTAGATTAGGTCAATTCAGACTTGGGCTAAGTTTGTAAAATAAGGTAATATACCAAGCATTTTTTGCTATGGTCTACTAGAGGTAGCTATCTATTTTTCTATCAAGGCTTTGAAAGATGAAACAAGATaagagatattataaatatttatgtatctatttattttgatttttctttgtttatttgtttcattgtaTTGCACATAAAAGTTCTTTCACGTGTATGCTCATATTATGGTGTTAATGGAACTGTTGAgcatgttatttaaaataaataaaatagttcgaagatatgcaaacaaattatttgtttgGAATTTCTTTTGAGGGAATTCAATTTGAAAGTTTGTTGGCTATATTTGCTAATAGGTTTATTGTCAGTAGTTAATGTACAGAGATTATTCGTATAAGATTGTAATTCAATGTATAAGAATGATAAAAGTGAAGGTACGACTTTACGCGGTTCGATGCAACGTTCCTCTCGTATCAGAACGCTTCCTAAGTATCGTTGCTCCTTACCAGACTCGAAGAGCAACACAAAAGTGAATTGGAAAGTTACCGTGGTGAACTAAAAAAGTGGCAATCCGAAGCTGACATGCTGCGCAAACAGTTGTCCGAGAATCGCATGTTGCTGACGAAGGGAAACATTTCTTTGATGAAGGAACTACAGGAAAAGGAAGACAAGATTCACGAACTGAGTCTCACCTGTCAGCAGCTCCAGGTATTG
This genomic window from Nomia melanderi isolate GNS246 chromosome 9, iyNomMela1, whole genome shotgun sequence contains:
- the Cep290 gene encoding centrosomal protein 290kDa isoform X2; translation: MKPEPAKRKKKEWDTASIQHETNDLSKHLDTPDNSELQGKNKKIKILMLELENLEKDNVILKEQLTTLTREMEDATQKMNEMTEELSSARIKSVEYKDRISYLEHENAALVIQIEEVTAQQIDRDRVIDEFGTAIDARINEWKAVLDEKDAEIQRLQENISQTFMQSVVSAQEQNKSEIVHLNEEIDCRDKIITELKAKLSEAVVEINESATLIEKLKVDAQKVGKNSKRKEVKDLLKRLQDANEQVSKLQMKLIETEEDANSKSSKLCEVLATLKKYEDENEGLTDALNEIKELKTDLRDKNEHIRELINIVNKLGMLNSYQEMEIITLREKLGIPEDESVSIQHILEKRKREAKKLEELMQQNKMLVEENLELKSDIRVLKYKLSKTSKDFDFSCSEVDGSTEFLHSTKLLESDSKLPYNKTKLSALQQNLELVIEENEALRTGMHEILDCIRNQDGKSLVEIQSSTLERLLEALDVRHLAGWYHPAMRLQEHLNVVQGTNSELRVQLKLLRKELQRKDSILQTLALNKDTSIEKIYAEELDNEKIAVYLNETKQLQEAYENEAEEWSRQKDSLTQQNEELTSEIEKLKLQLEVYEQTMKVLEEGEDEIRKAFVVKTREYVEAAGELIVVQRKNNAFQQLLNKETAKVYREQKEAIKNETNLRKSLADASKHNKILEREISTLQSNLSNSISKAAYNELNEKHEELSIRLRDLLENSIVLQNDKEVQVLRKELDLMKQEKDQIIELLKKEVVFENEEDLTSQLKEAKANELLEKQRADHVTSLHEILQVQLSKCEENVKELATAKSELQEQLIILHKRLSKEMSFENSETLSDNRVQELKDNNEELKLEIENLKKLLQISQDEAEKQYSLNSLKILELDSLRHQILDLQAISEDKATISRLDFELSSKKVMEMELNAQKVQLENEVTCMQVELEKLRKTCEGLRSYVQDCRKQCESRCRMYIDVMGFLQNQYAGCTSISALDRITLLSSKLKDERQTIDSELANAKECHENAKLQQEMLINRLQIVESLKDILEQQIGSNSVQDIMQHFSEYSQYTLNDFKYKRKITRLENQLQVARNKFTEYESLITSMEHEMIRIQRAWGKTQDQQLKIDTHNTGTSPVSPENKHESVQATTVTKSDEVQTDPYTCCLEKKTTSEMEVQTTPPRNIDLEEEPHSQKNKLDQTEKTNHTDPEMDQKETKEKRQTIGESKEEIENEQEISSLRGQLNQALKLASDRSAEIVKCELQIAEYRAKVESFTRTIENKDLQLKQKEKLLEECSKQAPQLELTSTESSDKLALKSTINSLQQLIGKKEETIARYQSLLKEDRDEHSKAAARLQEEIRSLHCRVQSMQAEAHKVATRNGSGATESEKLTNGNVEDTVPRVEVKSNVMQTEEIARLSEKVSTLEADLNTTRELSDRWHLLAEERLKHMDRMRERLEEQHKSELESYRGELKKWQSEADMLRKQLSENRMLLTKGNISLMKELQEKEDKIHELSLTCQQLQNEVELMESASRSQRAITQAESESKVHEITQTINLREQSQHVDAVRKQLQSSLEKEKAYKQEICDLKQQLSRRYMAVKAQERKASQRETQLENKVKTLETELEKAKAQLDREYLAQEAKKVKTAEELSLWEKQKKWQQTAEKLKEKLKDKTEEYKKLLSNYEKLRSVVTCMEREKWYLKSKLKMEHGIIAGGLSARPPQQNVMEDLQKECHILRDRIKELTDRLENEDNEKLLLKIEEQKRRIAALEVISQGSNCVATPLEKLEMTKDILEKMNLALESENFELRLELEKANADTPRLREKVEHLEKYIKLLKVEQSSDSTPRLLDKELQEYSAKKSNLEMEKTIFTLKRIIEKLQMENKRLRVGSKKNHVIHQGKLSGRQSDSLLQKQYEEAQKRVVALEADLQLAEQRLAALQAVQREDENGEVKVLREQLSHKSELLDKMKHLLSRAALNEKTLRQRVQQLESRQALSTIPECYVAPPSPE